Proteins from a genomic interval of Corythoichthys intestinalis isolate RoL2023-P3 chromosome 3, ASM3026506v1, whole genome shotgun sequence:
- the LOC130913813 gene encoding Golgi-associated plant pathogenesis-related protein 1-like, which yields MMWKITKQLLCSLVLNCIFSFVVTTNAIADESFQNEFLDTHNAYRTLHNAPPMTLNSELNAEAQRWAEHLLVLGTLKHSDSSDGENIYYKWSLAIKLTGKEAVDLWYSEVKEYNWTRPGYQTNTGHFTQVVWKESTQLGVGLATDGNKAFVVGQYRPAGNINTEQDYIENVLQQE from the exons atgaTGTGGAAAATAACGAAGCAATTGCTGTGCAGTTTGGTTTTgaactgtattttttcattCGTAGTAACAACGAACGCAATCGCAG ATGAGAGCTTTCAAAATGAGTTCCTGGATACTCACAACGCCTACAGAACACTGCACAACGCACCGCCTATGACACTTAACAGTGAGCTGAATGCTGAAGCTCAGAGATGGGCAGAGCACTTGCTGGTTTTGGGTACTCTAAAGCACAGTGACAGCAGTGATGGCGAGAATATTTATTACAAGTGGAGCTTGGCCATTAAATTAACAG GAAAAGAAGCAGTTGATTTGTGGTACAGTGAAGTTAAGGAATATAATTGGACAAGGCCAGGGTATCAAACCAATACAG GTCATTTTACACAGGTTGTGTGGAAAGAAAGCACCCAACTGGGAGTTGGTTTGGCCACTGATGGCAACAAAGCTTTTGTTGTTGGGCAGTATCGACCCGCAGGCAACATCAACACGGAGCAGGACTATATTGAAAATGTCCTCCAACAAG AATGA